A portion of the Halobacillus ihumii genome contains these proteins:
- a CDS encoding dimethylarginine dimethylaminohydrolase family protein, whose amino-acid sequence MHTSHRYLSRKIVDEPFHDKKQLKDMWGETWGVVNDIQPIKKILMHRPGKEILSLHNNAQQIEYGSILAKNIKGTLPQNGETTGLPNLGRLQIQHDQLAKVLTQEGIEVIYLEGETESWPERTFTRDLGMVIPGGVILPRLALYIRYGETVYASQTFSCAGMPMLGCIQGNGFAEGGSFTMLDSTTAIIGRSERVNQSGIEQVRHILSHQNIDLLSVDLPSTIIHLDEAFLLLDEHTALINQALLPFWFLDELHKRKLKLLHVDPRDPALSINVLPIAPGKVVCPSSGSKTNELLKSSGIHVIEVDVSEFYKLGGGIHCLTLPLMRR is encoded by the coding sequence ATGCACACTTCTCATCGATATTTATCAAGAAAAATAGTAGACGAGCCGTTTCACGATAAGAAACAGCTCAAAGATATGTGGGGAGAAACTTGGGGCGTAGTCAATGATATACAACCCATCAAGAAAATATTGATGCATCGTCCTGGGAAGGAAATACTGAGTCTTCACAATAATGCCCAGCAAATCGAGTATGGAAGCATTTTGGCAAAAAACATAAAAGGAACGCTCCCTCAAAATGGGGAAACGACAGGACTGCCGAATTTAGGGCGCTTGCAAATTCAGCATGACCAGTTAGCTAAAGTGTTAACTCAAGAAGGCATCGAGGTCATTTATCTTGAAGGTGAAACAGAATCATGGCCCGAGCGTACCTTCACAAGAGATTTAGGGATGGTGATTCCAGGAGGAGTGATCCTTCCCCGGCTTGCTCTTTATATCCGCTATGGTGAAACAGTCTACGCTTCTCAGACATTCAGTTGTGCAGGTATGCCCATGCTGGGATGCATTCAGGGAAACGGGTTTGCGGAGGGCGGCAGTTTTACCATGTTAGACAGTACTACAGCCATTATCGGAAGATCAGAACGGGTTAATCAAAGCGGAATTGAACAAGTAAGGCACATTCTTTCTCATCAAAACATTGACCTTCTTAGCGTGGATCTGCCATCGACAATCATCCATCTGGATGAAGCTTTTCTTCTGCTCGACGAGCACACAGCCCTTATAAACCAGGCCCTGCTGCCTTTTTGGTTTCTGGATGAGTTACATAAGCGAAAGCTCAAGTTGTTACACGTTGACCCTCGTGATCCCGCTCTATCCATTAACGTTCTGCCCATAGCTCCTGGAAAAGTAGTCTGTCCGAGTTCTGGAAGTAAGACCAATGAACTCCTAAAGTCATCCGGAA
- a CDS encoding FMN-binding glutamate synthase family protein, which produces MNIADIMTVIGFITCAILLVGIIIAGIYLYFIDRTQDMHPILRNYPVVGRARHFFQQIGPEMRSYLFNNDNEGKPFSRNDYEHIKNKAKYKRDVFGFGSQRDFEKEGYYVRNSMFPKLSEELKMDRETKVTTDRYLLLKEPLFTQKKEKLEKDESPVYLLNEEDTIVIGKNARNPFAVRGQIGMSAMSYGSLGDHAITALSEGLGIAKGTWMNTGEGGLSKYHLKGGVDIIMQIGPGMFGVRDREGNFSWDALKEKSEIPEVKAFEVKLGQGAKTRGGHIDAEKVTEEIAEIRMVEPFKSIDSPNRFREFSDFPSMFEFIEQVREHSGKPVGMKVVIGSADEAEDIARNIKETGKSPDFITVDGSEGGTGASYQELADSVGLPIRSALPLLDNALKKYGVRDQVKIIASGKLFSPDRIAIALAMGADLVNIARGFMITVGCIQALQCASNGCPVGVATTDPELQKGLVIEEKKWRTANYVITMRKGLFRIAAAAGLESPVHFNRKHVVYNDERGKTWSLDEIYQSIVDEEKKVNE; this is translated from the coding sequence GTGAATATAGCTGATATCATGACGGTCATTGGTTTCATTACATGTGCGATTCTATTGGTGGGCATTATCATAGCGGGGATTTATTTATATTTTATTGACAGAACGCAGGATATGCACCCGATTTTGCGTAACTATCCTGTTGTTGGGCGAGCAAGGCATTTCTTTCAACAAATTGGCCCGGAAATGCGCTCCTATTTATTTAATAATGACAATGAGGGGAAACCTTTCTCTCGCAATGACTATGAACATATAAAGAATAAAGCCAAATACAAGCGCGATGTCTTTGGGTTCGGCTCGCAGCGTGATTTTGAAAAAGAAGGCTATTATGTGAGGAACTCGATGTTTCCGAAGCTGTCTGAAGAATTAAAGATGGACAGGGAAACGAAGGTAACAACAGACCGCTATTTATTGCTGAAAGAGCCACTATTTACACAGAAAAAAGAAAAATTGGAGAAGGATGAATCTCCAGTCTATTTGCTCAACGAAGAAGATACGATTGTGATTGGAAAAAATGCCAGGAATCCTTTTGCTGTCAGAGGGCAGATTGGTATGTCTGCGATGAGCTATGGATCGCTTGGTGATCATGCGATTACCGCGTTATCGGAGGGGCTTGGGATCGCCAAGGGAACGTGGATGAATACAGGAGAAGGCGGGCTTTCAAAATACCATCTCAAGGGCGGTGTTGATATTATTATGCAAATCGGCCCAGGGATGTTTGGTGTTCGTGATCGAGAAGGTAATTTTAGTTGGGATGCTTTAAAGGAGAAAAGCGAGATCCCGGAAGTTAAAGCTTTTGAGGTTAAACTGGGACAAGGGGCTAAAACCCGAGGCGGTCACATTGATGCTGAAAAAGTGACAGAAGAGATAGCCGAAATTAGAATGGTCGAGCCCTTCAAATCTATTGACAGTCCGAACCGCTTCCGTGAATTCAGTGACTTTCCATCAATGTTTGAATTTATCGAACAGGTTCGGGAGCACAGTGGCAAGCCAGTGGGTATGAAAGTGGTGATTGGAAGCGCAGACGAGGCAGAAGACATAGCCAGGAACATCAAGGAAACCGGGAAAAGTCCAGACTTCATCACGGTCGACGGCAGCGAGGGAGGAACGGGTGCTTCTTATCAGGAACTGGCTGATAGTGTGGGATTGCCGATTCGGTCTGCCTTGCCTTTATTAGACAATGCTTTAAAAAAATATGGTGTTCGGGATCAGGTTAAGATTATTGCCTCCGGAAAATTGTTTTCACCTGATCGAATCGCGATTGCTTTGGCTATGGGCGCAGACCTTGTCAACATTGCCAGAGGATTTATGATTACAGTCGGCTGTATTCAGGCTCTCCAATGTGCTTCAAATGGTTGTCCAGTCGGGGTGGCAACGACAGACCCTGAACTGCAGAAAGGTCTCGTGATTGAGGAAAAGAAATGGCGTACAGCGAATTATGTTATTACAATGCGAAAAGGGTTATTTCGAATAGCCGCAGCGGCAGGCTTGGAATCACCTGTGCATTTTAACCGTAAACATGTGGTTTATAATGATGAACGCGGGAAGACTTGGTCATTGGACGAGATTTATCAATCAATTGTAGACGAAGAAAAGAAAGTGAATGAGTAA
- a CDS encoding TolB family protein codes for MPRHFIAYLSDRSGRYDLWLFNLVNGRNGQLTNGAGAAYSNPIWSPDGSRIAFVGEQQILYVVDVFTGAITMIDQLTDGDGFEFDWSPGGDRLVYTKLGQIILYHVLSHRAQFIDYPGASNPQWFPNGRELLFQAPDESGVSQLFRIQTNGTNVRQITDNTEGPLHDVELSPDGAFALYTTPGASISLIRTVELATGNIFEIEGGPLAKNYYPTWSPDSMRMAYSATDFDKNHGYFSQIRTVGRRGENERTWTHSNCFATPVSWSPDGRQIAYLSGCTNQEFASEMWVLDFFHLNSTRLLSGVNISALQWAPYMVIKQRRKTYSNEEYKVRLSYPSHWQRVNDVRYEGTDGFFQISAISSEGTIEEVCFAEAFHPLQPYGSMPAVYSAHMHNQQSCFIFPSADQSPEMLGQSAFIIAYPRPVQIQGETYHYFILWADRQHLREIASSLVFLNY; via the coding sequence ATGCCTCGACATTTCATTGCTTATCTCTCTGACCGCAGTGGCCGCTATGATCTTTGGTTATTTAATTTAGTTAATGGAAGAAATGGCCAACTGACAAATGGGGCAGGTGCTGCGTATTCTAATCCCATATGGTCACCCGATGGCAGCAGGATTGCGTTTGTGGGTGAACAACAAATCCTCTATGTTGTTGATGTCTTTACAGGAGCGATTACCATGATTGATCAGTTGACAGACGGTGATGGATTTGAGTTTGATTGGTCCCCTGGCGGTGACAGGCTGGTCTATACGAAGCTCGGTCAAATCATTTTGTATCATGTCCTATCCCACCGAGCTCAATTTATTGATTATCCTGGGGCTTCAAATCCTCAATGGTTTCCAAATGGCAGGGAGCTGCTCTTTCAGGCACCGGATGAGTCAGGGGTCAGTCAGTTGTTCCGCATTCAGACGAATGGGACAAATGTGCGGCAAATCACGGACAATACAGAGGGGCCGCTTCATGATGTAGAGCTGTCTCCTGACGGTGCTTTTGCGCTGTATACGACGCCAGGGGCAAGTATTTCATTAATCAGGACAGTAGAACTTGCAACCGGGAATATTTTTGAAATAGAAGGAGGACCGCTGGCTAAAAACTATTACCCGACATGGTCCCCTGATTCTATGCGAATGGCTTATAGCGCTACAGATTTTGACAAGAACCACGGGTATTTCTCGCAAATACGAACGGTGGGACGCAGGGGCGAAAATGAAAGAACCTGGACCCATTCTAATTGCTTTGCCACACCTGTAAGCTGGTCGCCAGATGGCAGACAAATCGCCTATCTTAGCGGTTGTACTAACCAAGAATTTGCCAGTGAAATGTGGGTGTTAGACTTTTTTCACCTTAATTCTACTCGGTTACTAAGTGGAGTCAACATTAGTGCTCTGCAATGGGCGCCGTATATGGTGATTAAACAGCGTAGAAAAACCTACTCTAACGAGGAATACAAAGTAAGACTCAGCTATCCTTCGCATTGGCAAAGGGTGAACGATGTAAGATACGAGGGTACGGATGGTTTTTTTCAAATATCGGCTATTTCATCAGAGGGAACGATTGAGGAAGTTTGTTTTGCCGAAGCTTTTCATCCATTACAGCCTTATGGATCTATGCCGGCTGTTTATTCGGCACACATGCACAATCAACAATCATGCTTCATTTTTCCTTCTGCTGATCAATCTCCTGAGATGTTGGGGCAGTCTGCTTTTATTATCGCGTATCCGAGGCCTGTGCAAATTCAAGGTGAAACCTATCATTACTTTATACTGTGGGCAGATCGGCAGCATTTGAGAGAAATTGCTTCTTCCCTCGTCTTTTTAAATTATTAA
- the hisC gene encoding histidinol-phosphate transaminase: MVQPRQQINQIAMYSPGKPVEELKREKGLSKIIKMASNENPFGYSPLAAEAIQSEMKDLPYYPEVTAPLLAEKLANRLDVSSDQILFGSGSDEIIRLLTRTYINEGDEVVMAGVTFPRYKTNVIIEGGVPVEIEMNEGTHDLEAMLQAINEKTKIVFVCNPNNPTGTIVEKEALQAFIEKVPSGVMLVMDEAYYEYADSPQYLETLPLLDQHKNMVILRTFSKVYGLAALRIGYGLMCTEMVDDLRKVKEPFNVNRLAQAAASASLDDEEFMHESIALNREGRDYLNDNFDRMNLNCFPTQTNFIMVDVGEPAEEVHEFLLNQGIIIRPGHLMGYPTMIRVTIGKQEDNQRFIESLQSFLEKNKSNVHQS, encoded by the coding sequence ATGGTCCAGCCACGTCAACAAATCAATCAAATCGCGATGTACTCACCGGGGAAGCCTGTTGAAGAATTAAAACGAGAGAAAGGTCTATCGAAGATCATCAAGATGGCCTCAAACGAAAATCCATTTGGATACTCGCCGCTCGCAGCGGAAGCTATCCAGTCTGAAATGAAAGACCTTCCGTATTATCCAGAAGTAACGGCACCTTTGCTTGCTGAAAAGCTGGCGAATCGGCTTGATGTTTCTTCTGATCAAATTTTATTTGGCAGCGGATCGGATGAAATTATCCGTCTGCTAACCAGAACCTATATAAATGAAGGGGATGAGGTCGTGATGGCCGGCGTGACGTTCCCTCGTTATAAAACGAACGTAATTATCGAAGGCGGGGTGCCGGTTGAGATCGAGATGAATGAAGGCACCCATGATTTAGAAGCGATGCTTCAAGCGATCAATGAGAAAACGAAAATCGTATTTGTATGTAATCCCAATAATCCGACGGGTACGATAGTGGAAAAGGAAGCACTGCAAGCGTTTATAGAAAAAGTTCCATCAGGCGTTATGCTCGTAATGGATGAGGCTTACTATGAGTACGCGGATTCACCGCAATACTTGGAAACTCTGCCGCTGCTAGATCAGCATAAAAATATGGTGATACTACGAACGTTCTCTAAAGTGTACGGGCTGGCAGCGCTGAGAATTGGCTACGGGCTTATGTGCACAGAGATGGTGGATGATTTACGGAAAGTGAAAGAGCCGTTTAATGTAAACAGGCTGGCTCAGGCGGCTGCTTCAGCCTCACTGGATGATGAGGAGTTTATGCATGAAAGCATTGCCCTGAATCGTGAAGGGCGCGATTACTTGAACGACAATTTTGACCGCATGAACTTAAACTGCTTTCCGACCCAAACCAACTTTATTATGGTGGATGTCGGTGAGCCAGCAGAAGAAGTTCATGAATTTTTGTTAAATCAGGGGATTATTATCCGTCCAGGACATTTAATGGGCTATCCTACTATGATTCGAGTGACCATTGGAAAACAGGAAGATAATCAACGATTCATTGAAAGCCTGCAAAGCTTTTTAGAAAAAAATAAATCAAATGTTCATCAGTCTTAA
- the pdhA gene encoding pyruvate dehydrogenase (acetyl-transferring) E1 component subunit alpha translates to MLEQFPITQYINEEGELNTKEMKGEVSLDLIKLFYEKMLRARMMDKKCVNLQRQGRIGTYVQYEGQEAAQVGSALAIEEGDWMFPSYRDHAATMTFGHSLRNLLLYWVGRIEGGIPPEGKNIFPPAVPIASQLLHATGVAWAEKKKNTDRVSLVYFGDGATSEGDFHEGLNFASVFRAPVVFFNQNNGYAISVPTEKQMNSKTIAQKGLGYDIPSIRIDGNDILAVFMETQKAVERARSGEGPTLIEAVTWRYGAHTTADDPSKYRDQSESDRRRTTTDPLLRLEKYLKQQNNWDEEWLAETEQKITDEINTALAEMEDVPEAEIEQLFSHVFEKPTWTIEQQREHHMSIKRGQV, encoded by the coding sequence ATGCTAGAACAATTTCCAATCACACAGTATATAAACGAAGAGGGAGAACTCAATACGAAAGAAATGAAAGGAGAGGTCTCTCTCGACCTCATTAAGTTGTTTTATGAAAAAATGCTGCGGGCCCGAATGATGGATAAAAAATGCGTCAATTTGCAGCGGCAAGGGCGAATTGGTACGTATGTCCAATACGAAGGACAGGAGGCTGCCCAGGTAGGCAGTGCGCTGGCGATCGAAGAAGGGGACTGGATGTTTCCTTCCTACCGCGATCATGCAGCAACGATGACATTCGGTCATTCATTGCGCAATTTGCTGCTATATTGGGTAGGACGAATCGAAGGCGGCATCCCTCCTGAAGGGAAGAATATCTTCCCGCCAGCCGTGCCGATCGCTTCACAGTTGCTGCATGCAACTGGGGTCGCCTGGGCAGAGAAGAAAAAAAACACAGACCGCGTTTCACTCGTCTATTTTGGTGATGGGGCTACTTCGGAAGGTGATTTCCACGAAGGGCTTAATTTTGCAAGCGTTTTCAGAGCGCCCGTTGTCTTTTTTAATCAAAACAATGGATACGCCATCAGTGTTCCAACTGAAAAACAGATGAATTCTAAGACAATTGCCCAGAAAGGCTTAGGGTACGATATTCCGAGTATTCGTATCGATGGAAATGATATTCTAGCGGTGTTTATGGAGACTCAAAAAGCAGTCGAACGTGCACGCAGTGGAGAAGGTCCAACGTTAATTGAGGCGGTAACGTGGAGATACGGAGCCCACACAACAGCGGATGATCCATCGAAATACCGCGATCAGTCTGAAAGTGACCGCAGACGTACGACAACGGATCCGTTGCTGCGCCTCGAAAAATATTTAAAGCAGCAAAATAACTGGGATGAAGAGTGGCTGGCGGAGACTGAGCAGAAAATCACCGATGAAATCAATACCGCTTTGGCTGAGATGGAAGATGTTCCGGAAGCTGAGATCGAACAGCTGTTCAGTCATGTGTTTGAAAAGCCGACATGGACGATCGAACAGCAACGGGAACATCATATGTCAATCAAGAGGGGGCAGGTATAA